The following are encoded in a window of Ruficoccus amylovorans genomic DNA:
- a CDS encoding SLC13 family permease yields the protein MSNKHPESEELAGVLEASPAEQHYRVQKDSRRDPDDHSRDFGMRQRVGLIFGPAAFLLILFMPTPEGMSVEAQRVAAVTFLMATWWISEAIPIPATSLLPIVLFPALGVMPTAEATEPYASHLIFLYMGGFIIALAMQRWDLHRRIALHVIRTVGFSPGRLVLGFMVATALLSAFVSNTATTVMMLPIGMAVITQVTEELLRNGREDARAAMSPLALNLMLGIAYAASIGGIATLIGTPPNTVLASYLSKTYGYEITFTQWLKVGVPLTVLFLPLAWLWLTRVSNRMPRLELPNAGNIITEELKKMGAMSKAERWTSVVFVCTALGWIFRPQLAHLFPDPAMLTDASVAMAGALLLFVLPVNYRKRLFVMDWEWAAKLPWGVLILFGGGLSMANAFGSSGLAAWIVGHVNMLGNLPLFAIVVGVTVLVIFLTEFTSNTATSTMLMPLLGGIALGIGENPLLLLAPAAIAASCAFMLPVATPPNAIVFGSGYVRIPDMVRCGFGLNLIAIVLIPIILYFVLVPLFGIVLGEVPAWAQ from the coding sequence ATGAGCAATAAACACCCCGAATCCGAAGAACTCGCCGGCGTGCTCGAAGCCTCACCGGCCGAACAGCACTACCGGGTACAAAAAGACTCCCGCCGCGACCCGGACGACCATTCGCGCGACTTTGGCATGCGCCAGCGGGTCGGGCTGATTTTCGGCCCGGCGGCGTTTTTGCTGATCCTGTTCATGCCCACGCCGGAAGGGATGTCGGTCGAGGCCCAGCGCGTGGCCGCCGTCACCTTTCTCATGGCGACCTGGTGGATCAGCGAGGCCATCCCGATCCCGGCCACCAGCCTGTTGCCCATCGTGCTCTTTCCCGCGCTCGGGGTCATGCCCACGGCGGAGGCGACCGAGCCCTACGCCAGCCACCTGATTTTTCTGTACATGGGCGGGTTCATCATCGCGCTGGCCATGCAGCGCTGGGACCTGCACCGGCGCATCGCCCTGCACGTAATCCGCACCGTCGGCTTTTCACCGGGGCGGCTGGTGCTGGGCTTCATGGTGGCGACGGCGCTGTTGTCAGCCTTTGTCTCGAACACCGCCACCACCGTCATGATGCTGCCCATCGGCATGGCCGTCATCACCCAGGTGACGGAGGAGCTTCTGCGTAACGGACGCGAGGACGCGCGCGCGGCCATGAGTCCGCTCGCCCTCAACCTCATGCTCGGCATCGCCTACGCCGCCTCCATCGGCGGCATCGCCACGCTTATCGGCACCCCGCCGAACACCGTGCTGGCCAGCTACCTGAGCAAGACCTACGGCTACGAAATCACCTTCACCCAATGGCTCAAGGTGGGCGTGCCGCTGACGGTGCTTTTCCTGCCGCTGGCCTGGCTGTGGCTGACCCGCGTCTCCAACCGCATGCCCCGGTTGGAGCTTCCCAATGCGGGCAACATCATCACCGAGGAACTGAAAAAAATGGGCGCGATGAGCAAGGCCGAGCGCTGGACCTCGGTCGTGTTCGTGTGCACGGCGCTGGGGTGGATTTTCCGCCCGCAACTGGCGCATCTGTTTCCCGATCCCGCCATGCTGACCGACGCCTCCGTGGCTATGGCCGGAGCGCTGCTGCTGTTTGTGCTGCCGGTCAACTACCGTAAGCGCCTCTTCGTCATGGACTGGGAATGGGCGGCCAAGCTGCCCTGGGGCGTGCTCATCCTTTTCGGCGGCGGCCTCTCCATGGCCAACGCCTTCGGCTCGTCCGGGCTGGCCGCGTGGATCGTCGGCCACGTCAACATGCTGGGAAACCTGCCCCTCTTCGCCATCGTGGTGGGCGTGACGGTGCTGGTGATTTTCCTGACCGAGTTCACCTCCAACACCGCCACCTCCACCATGCTCATGCCGCTGCTTGGCGGCATCGCGCTGGGCATCGGCGAAAACCCGCTCCTGCTGCTCGCTCCCGCCGCCATTGCCGCCTCGTGCGCGTTCATGCTGCCGGTGGCGACCCCTCCCAACGCCATCGTTTTCGGCTCAGGCTACGTCCGCATCCCGGACATGGTGCGCTGCGGCTTCGGGCTGAACCTGATCGCCATCGTGCTCATCCCCATTATCCTGTACTTCGTGCTCGTGCCGTTGTTCGGGATCGTCCTGGGCGAAGTCCCCGCCTGGGCGCAGTAG
- a CDS encoding response regulator has translation MAMANNADRPEQAAQTGLPALAGHAHAIPGNLSLEGAQQEFARHRYKFMAVTENGRAIGLCSRDRINEKLGSRFGHSIYAKRPVRDHLLAHPEIVPVNADIPAVLKRVFSRPSERFYEDILVVDAAQQLVGLIAVDTLIHFQNSLLEEKIRQLEQNHSTLEEQKAKLESLADQLEAANAELSLARDDALEGTRLKSEFLANMSHEIRTPMNGIAGMVSLLMETELSEEQRHFATTVHKSADSLLNIINDILDFSKIEAGKLEINPEETPIRELIEEIVHTLAEAAASKRLEFILDIDADVPEWLVTDPLRYRQVLINLLGNAIKFTGAGEVVVKIRIERDAYRGLFLRTEVHDSGIGISRPDQERLFQAFIQGDGSTNRKYGGTGLGLAISRKLVTLMEGFMGCESSKGQGATFWFDLPLGGAGPSERRRTAHPFPPQLRALVIDDHALTRDILCRQIALLGISSQSADCAASGLRAVREAYERGESFDYVLVDLDMPETDGLEVCRQISQDPDLDELRVILLTIVGQSSNRKKFSEYGVNKTLYKPVCPSDLESALHSTRPELPASRRQSARPVENATAPLPPVEPMRVLLAEDSEANQAVAIGILEKLGCEVYLAMDGHEALDLLRAGEFDCILMDCQMPRLDGYAATRAIREGYHGIRQQDIHIIAMTAHAMQGDRQKCLQAGMNDYLSKPVTLHRMAEVLSHYQHTRRGRNSNPA, from the coding sequence ATGGCAATGGCGAACAACGCCGACCGCCCCGAGCAGGCGGCACAAACGGGTCTGCCCGCGCTGGCAGGCCACGCGCACGCCATTCCCGGGAATCTGAGCCTGGAGGGCGCGCAACAGGAATTCGCCCGGCACCGGTATAAGTTCATGGCCGTGACCGAGAACGGTCGCGCCATCGGCCTGTGCTCACGGGACCGGATAAACGAAAAACTCGGCTCGCGCTTCGGACACTCGATCTACGCCAAGCGCCCCGTGCGCGACCATTTGCTGGCCCATCCCGAGATCGTCCCGGTCAACGCCGATATCCCCGCCGTGCTCAAGCGCGTTTTCTCCCGCCCGAGCGAGCGTTTTTACGAGGATATCCTCGTGGTGGATGCCGCGCAGCAGCTCGTCGGGCTGATCGCCGTTGACACGCTGATCCATTTCCAGAACAGCCTGCTGGAGGAAAAAATCCGCCAGTTGGAGCAGAACCACTCCACCCTCGAAGAGCAGAAGGCCAAGCTCGAATCGCTCGCCGACCAGCTCGAAGCCGCCAACGCCGAGTTGTCGCTCGCCCGCGACGATGCCCTCGAAGGCACCCGGCTCAAGTCCGAATTTCTGGCCAACATGAGCCACGAGATCCGCACCCCCATGAACGGCATTGCGGGCATGGTCAGCCTGCTCATGGAGACGGAGCTGAGCGAGGAGCAGCGGCACTTCGCCACCACGGTGCATAAGAGCGCCGACTCCCTGCTCAACATCATCAACGACATCCTCGACTTCTCCAAGATCGAGGCGGGCAAGCTGGAGATCAACCCCGAGGAGACCCCTATCCGCGAACTGATCGAGGAAATCGTCCACACGCTGGCCGAAGCCGCCGCCAGCAAGCGGCTGGAGTTCATCCTCGACATCGACGCCGATGTCCCCGAGTGGCTCGTCACCGACCCGCTGCGCTACCGCCAGGTGCTGATTAACCTGCTCGGAAACGCCATCAAATTCACCGGTGCCGGCGAAGTCGTAGTCAAGATCCGGATCGAGCGCGACGCCTACCGGGGGCTTTTCCTGCGCACCGAGGTCCACGACTCGGGCATCGGCATCTCGCGCCCCGACCAGGAACGCCTTTTCCAGGCCTTCATCCAGGGCGACGGCTCCACCAACCGCAAGTACGGCGGCACCGGCCTCGGGCTGGCTATTTCCCGCAAACTCGTCACCCTGATGGAGGGCTTCATGGGCTGCGAAAGCTCCAAGGGCCAGGGAGCGACCTTCTGGTTCGACCTGCCGCTGGGCGGGGCCGGGCCCTCGGAACGCCGCCGTACCGCCCATCCCTTTCCCCCGCAGTTGCGGGCGCTCGTCATCGACGACCACGCCCTCACCCGCGACATCCTCTGCCGCCAGATCGCCCTGCTGGGCATTTCCTCCCAGAGCGCCGACTGTGCGGCTTCCGGCCTGCGCGCCGTCCGCGAGGCCTACGAGCGGGGTGAGTCTTTTGACTACGTGCTGGTCGATCTCGACATGCCCGAGACCGACGGGCTTGAGGTGTGCAGGCAGATTTCCCAAGACCCCGACCTGGACGAGTTGCGCGTCATCCTGCTGACCATCGTCGGACAAAGCTCAAACCGGAAAAAATTCAGCGAGTACGGCGTCAATAAAACCCTCTACAAACCCGTCTGCCCCTCCGATCTGGAGAGCGCCCTGCACAGCACGCGGCCCGAACTTCCCGCCTCGCGCCGCCAGAGCGCCCGCCCGGTCGAGAACGCCACCGCTCCACTCCCGCCGGTCGAGCCCATGCGCGTCCTTCTGGCCGAGGACAGCGAGGCCAATCAGGCCGTCGCCATCGGCATTCTGGAAAAACTCGGCTGCGAAGTTTACCTCGCGATGGACGGCCATGAAGCGCTCGATTTGTTGCGGGCCGGGGAGTTTGATTGCATCCTGATGGACTGCCAGATGCCCCGGCTCGACGGCTACGCGGCTACCCGCGCCATCCGCGAGGGCTACCACGGCATCCGCCAGCAGGACATTCACATCATCGCCATGACGGCCCACGCCATGCAGGGCGACCGCCAGAAATGCCTCCAGGCCGGGATGAACGACTACCTTAGCAAGCCCGTCACCCTGCACCGTATGGCTGAAGTGCTCAGCCACTACCAGCACACCCGCCGCGGCCGTAACAGCAACCCGGCCTGA